The Paenibacillus uliginis N3/975 genome has a window encoding:
- the eutS gene encoding ethanolamine utilization microcompartment protein EutS: MDQHSEKQRVIQEYVPGKQVTLAHIIANPNPDIYKKLGLGSDARDAIGIMTITPSEASIISADIATKAAGVQIGFVDRFSGSLVITGDVSSVESAVSEVLLGLQNILGFSAAKITRT, translated from the coding sequence ATGGATCAACACAGCGAAAAACAACGTGTCATTCAAGAGTATGTGCCAGGGAAACAGGTAACGCTGGCTCATATTATCGCGAACCCTAATCCGGATATTTACAAGAAGCTGGGCTTGGGAAGCGATGCGAGGGATGCCATTGGCATTATGACTATTACGCCGAGCGAAGCATCTATTATTTCGGCCGACATTGCAACCAAAGCAGCCGGCGTGCAGATCGGCTTCGTTGATCGCTTCAGTGGTTCACTCGTTATTACGGGTGATGTATCATCCGTGGAATCTGCGGTGAGCGAAGTGTTGCTTGGTTTGCAGAACATTCTCGGATTTTCGGCTGCGAAGATTACGAGAACGTAG